The following are encoded in a window of Torulaspora globosa chromosome 4, complete sequence genomic DNA:
- the CKB1 gene encoding casein kinase 2 regulatory subunit CKB1 (ancestral locus Anc_4.102) gives MSQEFIEGQSQAGSSEDDSGTYDEWIPSFCTRFGHEYFCQVPTDFIEDDFNMTSLPQEVPHYRKALDLILDLEAMSDEEYDEEDTEIGGQNGGEGKTQLVNRSIAEHAAEQLYGLIHARYILTKPGLQAMAEKFDHKEFGTCPRYYCGGMQLLPCGLSDTVGKHTVRLYCPSCQDLYLPQSSRHLCLEGAFWGTSFPGVFLKHFKELEEYVERKSKEAYELKVFGFRINDVAVSGPRMKWLRQYPSTEEEWQEFAKCEFEIPSVVDADA, from the coding sequence ATGTCGCAAGAATTCATTGAAGGTCAATCACAAGCGGGTTCCTCTGAGGATGACAGTGGCACGTACGATGAATGGATTCCGTCGTTTTGCACAAGGTTTGGACACGAATACTTCTGCCAGGTTCCGACAGATTTCATCGAGGACGACTTTAATATGACTTCTTTGCCGCAGGAAGTTCCTCACTATAGAAAAGCGTTGGACTTGATTCTGGACTTGGAGGCCATGAGCGATGAGGAGTACGATGAGGAGGATACTGAGATTGGAGGGCAGAATGGCGGCGAGGGGAAGACACAGCTAGTGAATAGAAGCATAGCGGAGCATGCTGCGGAGCAGTTATATGGACTGATCCATGCGCGATACATTCTTACCAAGCCGGGATTACAGGCAATGGCGGAGAAATTCGATCACAAGGAGTTTGGGACGTGTCCTCGTTATTACTGCGGCGGGATGCAACTGTTGCCGTGCGGACTGAGCGACACGGTGGGAAAGCACACTGTGAGACTGTATTGTCCCAGCTGCCAGGACCTCTATCTGCCTCAGTCGTCGCGCCACCTGTGTCTGGAGGGAGCGTTCTGGGGGACCAGCTTCCCAGGCGTGTTCTTGAAACATTTCaaggaactggaagagTACGTTGAgaggaagagcaaagaGGCGTACGAGCTGAAAGTGTTTGGCTTCAGGATAAACGACGTGGCAGTCTCTGGCCCCAGGATGAAGTGGCTAAGGCAGTATCCAAGCACAGAGGAAGAGTGGCAGGAGTTTGCGAAATGTGAGTTTGAAATTCCAAGCGTTGTCGATGCGGACGCATAG
- the GET1 gene encoding GET complex subunit GET1 (ancestral locus Anc_4.101) has protein sequence MLSENWVVYLSLLFVVVNKLLQYTTRYHEKWASHFALPNVRAAGRRYQRTLSEHQKLVSVNRSISAQDDYARWTKNNRKLTLLEKELQSLKEELGRASAQNKQLLGRLRLLSLTLPFLALKLWKGKHVVYYLPRAELFPKVVSGVWSQGWFYVALLPLRLLKRQSIGAASVTDVGVSLGIWLWALQRVIDTFEFLIKQLLLAPVVLHPPSSGGKENGAKHEITSDRIDLD, from the coding sequence ATGTTGTCGGAGAACTGGGTTGTATATCTTTCTCTGTTGTTTGTTGTGGTCAATAAGCTTCTGCAGTACACTACCAGATACCATGAAAAGTGGGCTTCCCACTTTGCCTTACCAAACGTTCGAGCAGCCGGTAGAAGGTACCAGCGCACGCTGTCGGAGCACCAGAAGTTGGTTTCGGTCAACAGGTCGATCTCAGCACAGGATGATTATGCTCGGTGGACCAAGAATAACAGGAAGTTGACactgctggagaaggagttgcagagcttgaagGAGGAATTGGGGAGAGCGAGTGCTCAGAACAAGCAGTTGCTCGGGAGGCTGAGACTACTGAGTTTGACACTGCCATTTTTGGCTTTGAAGCTGTGGAAGGGCAAACATGTGGTGTACTACTTGCCCAGGGCGGAGCTGTTCCCGAAAGTAGTGTCTGGAGTGTGGTCTCAAGGCTGGTTCTACGTTGCGCTGTTGCCGCTGAGATTGCTGAAGAGGCAGTCCATTGGTGCAGCTTCAGTGACAGACGTCGGAGTGTCGCTCGGCATCTGGCTTTGGGCGTTGCAGAGAGTGATCGACACCTTTgagttcttgatcaaacagctgctgTTGGCACCGGTTGTGCTCCATCCACCGTCGTCTGGAGGAAAGGAAAATGGTGCGAAACACGAGATTACAAGCGATAGAATCGA